A genomic stretch from Vulpes lagopus strain Blue_001 chromosome 11, ASM1834538v1, whole genome shotgun sequence includes:
- the DUSP19 gene encoding dual specificity protein phosphatase 19 isoform X1, with protein sequence MRRKQAPAPAPARQRGGGGRDPSSSQPHREQRRDFCGFTSPIYPQRSGSKRPGARRRRRGPRGGGGDSGGAPRGGSEDGGEGSPRPGVCSAGGGGSAEGRTRAQVGAPRTGCPAGVSAEEPGRPGPVPRLPPWPLRGVRSDAGRLRPQCPPGAPAGVTEADLGAPGPRRRGGAPPSAGACPGVPHRAPHHRPAGRLRSPCPRLGVPREPVRRILQKKKKTEPEPTAAGRSPAAGPARGAGQGRAPEVATPGARRWPIRRRLTATATPPAQAQAHSALLPGRFRFRPGSPAAGRGPAQGARGMHALSQEIRAFSRKGLRKQCTRVTSLTGRTTIETWDGARGVVVEAGPPGRGGSCGFVPDLSLDLRVAVLKPWLLLGSQDAAHDLDTLKKHKVTHILNVAYGVENAFLGDFIYKSISILDLPETNILSYFPECFEFIEQAKAKDGVVLVHCNAGVSRAAAIVIGFLMNSEELSFTSAFSLVKNARPSICPNAGFMEQLRTYQQGKESTKCDNIQELERGDSL encoded by the exons ATGCGCCGCAAGcaggctccggctccggctccggctcgtcaacgtgggggcggggggcgagacCCGAGCTCGTCTCAGCCGCACCGAGAACAGCGGCGTGACTTCTGCGGCTTTACCTCGCCAATCTACCCGCAGCGTTCGGGCAGCAAACGCCCCGGAGCGCGGCGCCGGCGGAGGGGGCCCcgcggggggggaggggactcCGGGGGGGCTCCGCGGGGGGGCTCCGAGGACGGGGGGGAGGGGTCCCCGCGGCCGGGGGTGTGCtccgcggggggagggggctccgCGGAGGGGCGGACCCGCGCCCAGGTCGGGGCCCCGAGGACGGGGTGTCCCGCGGGGGTCTCCGCGGAGGAGCCCGGGCGTCCTGGCCCCGTCCCGCGCCTGCCGCCGTGGCCCTTGCGCGGGGTCCGCAGCGACGCGGGGCGGCTCCGCCCGCAGTGCCCGCCCGGAGCTCCCGCGGGGGTAACCGAGGCCGACCTGGGGGCGCCTGGGCCTcggcggcgggggggggctcCGCCTTCGGCCGGGGCGTGCCCCGGGGTCCCGCACCGAGCCCCGCATCACCGCCCCGCAGGGCGCCTGCGCTCCCCCTGCCCGCGCCTCGGCGTCCCTCGCGAACCAGTAAGGagaatcttacaaaaaaaaaaaaaaacagagccagaGCCAACCGCAGCCGGAAGGAGCCCGGCGGCCGGCccagcgcggggggcggggcaggggcgggcgcCGGAAGTAGCGACCCCCGGGGCGCGGCGGTGGCCAATCAGACGCCGCCTTACAGCGACGGCGACGCCCccggcgcaggcgcaggcgcactCGGCGCTCCTCCCCGGCCGCTTCCGGTTCCGCCCGGGCTCGCCGGCCGCGGGTCGCGGGCCGGCGCAGGGGGCGCGGGGGATGCACGCCTTGAGCCAGGAAATTAGAGCCTTTTCCCGGAAGGGCCTCCGGAAGCAATGCACCCGGGTGACCTCGCTGACCGGGAGGACCACCATAGAAACATGGGACGGCGCGCGGGGTGTCGTGGTGGaggccgggccgccgggccgcggGGGCAGCTGCGGATTCGTGCCGGACCTCAGCCTCGACCTGCGGGTCGCCGTCCTGAAGCCCTGGTTGCTGCTGG GGTCACAAGATGCTGCTCATGATCTGGATACTCTGAAAAAGCACAAG gtgaCTCACATTCTCAATGTTGCATATGGAGTTGAAAATGCTTTCCTCGGTGACTTTATATATAAGAGCATTTCTATATTGGATCTTCCTGAAACCAATATCCTGTCttattttccagaatgttttgaatttattgaaCAAGCAAAAGCAAAG GATGGAGTGGTTCTGGTTCATTGTAATGCAGGAGTTTCCAGGGCTGCTGCAATTGTAATAGGATTCCTGATGAATTCTGAAGAACTCTCATTTACCAGTGCTTTTTCTTTGGTGAAGAATGCAAGGCCTTCCATATGTCCAAATGCTGGCTTCATGGAGCAGCTTCGTACGTATCAACAGGGCAAAGAAAGCACTAAGTGTGACAACATACAGGAGTTAGAAAGGGGTGACAGTCTGTGA
- the DUSP19 gene encoding dual specificity protein phosphatase 19 isoform X2, with protein sequence MRRKQAPAPAPARQRGGGGRDPSSSQPHREQRRDFCGFTSPIYPQRSGSKRPGARRRRRGPRGGGGDSGGAPRGGSEDGGEGSPRPGVCSAGGGGSAEGRTRAQVGAPRTGCPAGVSAEEPGRPGPVPRLPPWPLRGVRSDAGRLRPQCPPGAPAGVTEADLGAPGPRRRGGAPPSAGACPGVPHRAPHHRPAGRLRSPCPRLGVPREPVRRILQKKKKTEPEPTAAGRSPAAGPARGAGQGRAPEVATPGARRWPIRRRLTATATPPAQAQAHSALLPGRFRFRPGSPAAGRGPAQGARGMHALSQEIRAFSRKGLRKQCTRVTSLTGRTTIETWDGARGVVVEAGPPGRGGSCGFVPDLSLDLRVAVLKPWLLLGSQDAAHDLDTLKKHKNVLNLLNKQKQRMEWFWFIVMQEFPGLLQL encoded by the exons ATGCGCCGCAAGcaggctccggctccggctccggctcgtcaacgtgggggcggggggcgagacCCGAGCTCGTCTCAGCCGCACCGAGAACAGCGGCGTGACTTCTGCGGCTTTACCTCGCCAATCTACCCGCAGCGTTCGGGCAGCAAACGCCCCGGAGCGCGGCGCCGGCGGAGGGGGCCCcgcggggggggaggggactcCGGGGGGGCTCCGCGGGGGGGCTCCGAGGACGGGGGGGAGGGGTCCCCGCGGCCGGGGGTGTGCtccgcggggggagggggctccgCGGAGGGGCGGACCCGCGCCCAGGTCGGGGCCCCGAGGACGGGGTGTCCCGCGGGGGTCTCCGCGGAGGAGCCCGGGCGTCCTGGCCCCGTCCCGCGCCTGCCGCCGTGGCCCTTGCGCGGGGTCCGCAGCGACGCGGGGCGGCTCCGCCCGCAGTGCCCGCCCGGAGCTCCCGCGGGGGTAACCGAGGCCGACCTGGGGGCGCCTGGGCCTcggcggcgggggggggctcCGCCTTCGGCCGGGGCGTGCCCCGGGGTCCCGCACCGAGCCCCGCATCACCGCCCCGCAGGGCGCCTGCGCTCCCCCTGCCCGCGCCTCGGCGTCCCTCGCGAACCAGTAAGGagaatcttacaaaaaaaaaaaaaaacagagccagaGCCAACCGCAGCCGGAAGGAGCCCGGCGGCCGGCccagcgcggggggcggggcaggggcgggcgcCGGAAGTAGCGACCCCCGGGGCGCGGCGGTGGCCAATCAGACGCCGCCTTACAGCGACGGCGACGCCCccggcgcaggcgcaggcgcactCGGCGCTCCTCCCCGGCCGCTTCCGGTTCCGCCCGGGCTCGCCGGCCGCGGGTCGCGGGCCGGCGCAGGGGGCGCGGGGGATGCACGCCTTGAGCCAGGAAATTAGAGCCTTTTCCCGGAAGGGCCTCCGGAAGCAATGCACCCGGGTGACCTCGCTGACCGGGAGGACCACCATAGAAACATGGGACGGCGCGCGGGGTGTCGTGGTGGaggccgggccgccgggccgcggGGGCAGCTGCGGATTCGTGCCGGACCTCAGCCTCGACCTGCGGGTCGCCGTCCTGAAGCCCTGGTTGCTGCTGG GGTCACAAGATGCTGCTCATGATCTGGATACTCTGAAAAAGCACAAG aatgttttgaatttattgaaCAAGCAAAAGCAAAG GATGGAGTGGTTCTGGTTCATTGTAATGCAGGAGTTTCCAGGGCTGCTGCAATTGTAA